GAGAGGGCGGAGAGGTAGGGGCACAGAGAGGGGGCACAGGTAGCAGCACACCTGGCCTCCACTTACAGTACATGACCAGAACCTGATCAACCTAATGATTGAGCTGATTATTGATCATCTTCTTGAGGTCTGCTGGTGCCATCATGTGATAAATGTTTGGAATCACAGTGTGAGAatcattttatcatttatttctCAGATTAacttaaaatgtttttacagtgcATCATGTTTTCcataaaaactgaaatatctGAATTTTAAACTGTatgacatcatttttattgATCTGTCTTTACACAAAGTGAAACTTGAATTGATTTTGGCAGCTGTAGGTTTCTATGGGAACAATAGGTCCTTTTCTATCTGTGTTTATTTGATGCTTAATAAACTCTTTTGTAAGACGGGTCACCtgctcagtgtgttttcacagcatcCACCAGGTGGCGCACCGAGTCTCCCACCCGGTCTGCAGACTGCACAAGCGTTGCCCCCTTCCTGTCACCTGGACACAGAATCAATCAGAAACACTTGAATAACAGTAATAACAGTATTGATCAGGTCATTTTTAATAATCAGCAGTCAATAGACAATagacacacctgtgtgtgtctctgtccacctgtccactTCCATCACAGCCTTTAGCCTGTTCACAGCCTCCTGCAGCCGCTTCTCTGGACTACACGTCCCACAatcctcctctccctcagaCAGGTCTTCCACCTGTAGCTCTGCCTTCTCAGCTCCATCTCGTCCTGCTGGATGCTGGATGTCGTCCTTCACCTCACAGTGTTCCTCATAAGTCAGAGGTGAGCTCTGGTAGACTGTGGGAGATGGAGTTTGTGTTCtgtcctcgtcctcctcgtcttcctcctcattctcctcctcgtcttcctcctcattctcgtcctcctcgtcctcttcttcGTTGGTGTTCCTCTGAGCATCAGAGGTTAGCGTGGTGTTGACACTCTGTGGTGAGTTGTTGGTGTCTTGCTGAGCAGCCATCTTGTTCAGAGCCTGGAGAACAGAGTTAGCCAAGTTTGACAACTATGCTTCCCAGAATGCTTTGCACTGGAGCGTCGCTGTCTCCAGGGGCCTACCTGTGTGAGCATGGCCTGAAGACGGTTGTTGTGCTGTCTGagcgtttccatggtaacctccatcTCAGCACACCTGTCCTCAAGGATGCCCTGCTCTGATTGGACGGTGAGCCTCCaagcctgcagctgctgttccaACAGCCTGAAAAGAGAACGCCAACGTGACGAGGACAAGCccggcagccatgtttgtctgACGTTTCAGTCTCACCATTTGTCCCTCTGCAGGTTTCTGACTTCTGTCAGCAGAGCCGACGCCTCCAGCAGGAAATACACAAATCAGAAATAATCAATGCTTAATCAATACAGTCACCACACTGTGGTCCTCGGGGGTCACCTGCTGAGCTGGGGTCTCATCATCTGTCTGCAGGGCTTTGGACAGGCAGGGAGTGTTTGGGTGTTTCCAGGCATCATGGGAAACATCTTGGTCAGAGTCGGCCGCATTAGCCAATTGTGTTGAAGCATCAGAGGGGGGTGGGGCACTGAGACGACACATGGCTTAAAGAtgcttgattgattgatcaacACTTGAGCTTGTTCAAAGAAACACTGCTCTCACCTGTTCTGTGTCTCCGCCCCCTCCGCCCACATCAGCACTCTCTTCCTATCAGCTTCTCGCTGAGTGTATCGCCGTGGCAACAGGGCGTTACAAGCACTGTGCGCCAATGAGGACAGAGACTCCTTCCAGGTGGGCTAGTGGGATCAGAACCGAccgtatcactgtgtgtgtgtgtgtgtgtgtgtaccactgtgtgtgtgtgtgtaccactgtgtgtgtgtgtgtgtgtgtgtgtgtgtgtgtgtgtgtgtgtgtgtgtgtgtgtgtgtgtgtgtgtgtgtgtgtataccactgtgtgtgtgtgtgtgtgtgtgtgtgtgtgtgtgtgtgtgtgtatatcactgtgtgtgtgtatcactgtgtgtgtgtgtgtatgtcactgtgtgtgtgtgtgtgtatcactgtgtgtgtctgtgtgtgtatcacggtgtgtcactgtgtgtatcactgtgtgtgtgtgtatcactgtgtgtgtgtatcactgtgtgtatatcactgtgcgtgtgtgtattactgtgtgtgtgtgtataacactgtgtgtgtaccactgtgtgtgtgtgtgtgtatcactgtgtttttatcactgtgtgtgtatcactgtgtgtgtgtatcactgtatgtgtgtcactgtgtgtgtgtgtgtcactgtgtgtgtatcactgtgtgtgtatcactgtgtgtgtgtgtgtgtcactgtgtgtgtgtatcactgtgtgtatcactgtgtgtgtcactgtgtgtgtatcactgtgtgtgtgtgtgtcactgtgtgtgtcactgtgtgtgtgtatcactgtgtgtgtatcactgtgtgtgtgtatatcagtgtgtgtatcactgtgtgtgtgtatcactgtgcgtgtgtcactgtgtgtgtatcactgtgtgtaccactgtgtgtgtgtgtatctgtgtgtatgtgtgtgtatcacggtgtgtcactgtgtgtatcactgtgtgtgtgtgtatcactgtgtgtgtgtatcactgtgtgtatatcactgtgcgtgtgtgtattactgtgtgtgtgtgtataacactgtgtgtgtaccactgtgtgtgtgtgtgtgtatcactgtgtttttatcactgtgtgtgtatcactgtgtgtgtgtatcactgtatgtgtgtcactgtgtgtgtgtgtgtgtcactgtgtgtgtatcactgtgtgtgtatcactgtgtgtgtgtgtgtgtcactgtgtgtgtgtatcactgtgtgtatcactgtgtgtgtcactgtgtgtgtatcactgtgtgtgtgtgtcactgtgtgtgtcactgtgtgtgtgtatcactgtgtgtgtatcactgtgtgtgtgtatatcagtgtgtgtatcactgtgtgtgtgtatcactgtgcgtgtgtcactgtgtgtgtatcactgtgtgtaccactgtgtgtgtgtgtatctgtgtgtatgtgtgtgtatcaccgtgcgtgtgtcactgtgtgtgtgtgtgtatcactgtgtgtgtgtgtgtatcactgtgtgtgtgtgtgtatatcactgtgtgtgtgtaccactgtgtgtgtgtgtgtatcactgtgtgtgtgtgtatcactgtgtgtgtgtatcactgtgtgtgtgtgtgtcactgtgtgtgtatcactgtttgtgtgtcactgtgtgtgtatcactgtgtgtgtgtgtgtgtgtgtataccactgtgtgtgtgtatcactgtgtgtgtgtctcacctgtgtgcaGAACTCCAGCACTGGATGGTGGGCTTTGTGTTTCTTGGTGTGTCGGTCGGTCAGGaaacagctctgacacacaTGGACGTTCACACACTTCATACATCGATACCTGAACGCACAGCGGAGACGGTTTGACGGTCAGTACACACTGgtaaccatggtgacagactggcAGACTCACCTGAGCCCGCTGATGGGGAAGGTCTTGCAAGCATGGCAGCGGACAGAGTGAGTGACgttctgactgactgacagccgGTACACAGTgggtaaccatagcaacaggcGTGGCTCGCTCTGCAGCCATGACAGGACGTGTTCTTTAGTTGCCGTTGGGGTCAACACCTAAAAACACACCTTCAGcatgttgccatgacaaccaaGATACGGAGTCTGCACTTCTTACCCCATTAAAGCACGACCTCACCGCAGCCTCCACGCCACCAAACACCGCGTCTTCCTGCACCGCCGCAGGGACctaaacactcacacaggttAGCAGGAGagaggcatgctgggaaatgtggTCTGCACTCTGCTTACCTGGCTGAGGTCCTGCAGCAAAGATCTGAGTCCC
This region of Parambassis ranga chromosome 2, fParRan2.1, whole genome shotgun sequence genomic DNA includes:
- the dytn gene encoding dystrotelin, producing the protein MDLDSIEGMNEIRPSVYRAAMKLLSLQKLCHMHVVSVRHVMAGFHPVGGARQLTMRREEVTHVLNSMFDGASQDVPGHVTAAGPEETCSLVFRLFDRTQTGCVSAHSLQTALIALSSDNLLVKYRGLLDMSENSSGSVSRSGLRSLLQDLSQVPAAVQEDAVFGGVEAAVRSCFNGVLTPTATKEHVLSWLQSEPRLLLWLPTVYRLSVSQNVTHSVRCHACKTFPISGLRYRCMKCVNVHVCQSCFLTDRHTKKHKAHHPVLEFCTQPTWKESLSSLAHSACNALLPRRYTQREADRKRVLMWAEGAETQNSAPPPSDASTQLANAADSDQDVSHDAWKHPNTPCLSKALQTDDETPAQQASALLTEVRNLQRDKWLLEQQLQAWRLTVQSEQGILEDRCAEMEVTMETLRQHNNRLQAMLTQALNKMAAQQDTNNSPQSVNTTLTSDAQRNTNEEEDEEDENEEEDEEENEEEDEEDEDRTQTPSPTVYQSSPLTYEEHCEVKDDIQHPAGRDGAEKAELQVEDLSEGEEDCGTCSPEKRLQEAVNRLKAVMEVDRWTETHTGDRKGATLVQSADRVGDSVRHLVDAVKTH